A DNA window from Centropristis striata isolate RG_2023a ecotype Rhode Island chromosome 10, C.striata_1.0, whole genome shotgun sequence contains the following coding sequences:
- the cnot9 gene encoding CCR4-NOT transcription complex subunit 9 codes for MLATGAAVTNVTALAQVDREKIYQWINELSSPETRENALLELSKKRESVPDLAPMLWHSCGTIAALLQEIVNIYPSINPPTLTAHQSNRVCNALALLQCVASHPETRSAFLAAHIPLFLYPFLHTVSKTRPFEYLRLTSLGVIGALVKTDEQEVINFLLTTEIIPLCLRIMESGSELSKTVATFILQKILLDDTGLAYICQTYERFSHVAMILGKMVLQLSKEPSARLLKHVVRCYLRLSDNLRAREALRQCLPDQLKDSTFAQVLKDDTTTKRWLAQLVKNLQEGQVTDARGIPLAPQ; via the exons ATGCTGGCGACGGGAGCT GCCGTAACTAACGTCACAGCCCTGGCCCAGGTAGACCGGGAGAAGATCTACCAATGGATCAATGAATTGTCCAGCCCAGAGACCAGAGAAAATGCCTTGCTGGAGTTAAGCAAGAAACGTGAGTCAGTGCCAGACCTGGCACCAATGCTCTGGCACTCCTGTGGCACCATTGCTGCCCTGTTGCAG GAAATTGTGAACATCTATCCATCAATAAACCCACCAACCCTGACAGCTCACCAGTCTAACAGAGTTTGCAATGCCTTGGCACTTCTGCAGTGTGTTGCCTCACACCCAGAGACACG GTCGGCTTTTCTTGCCGCTCACATCCCTCTCTTCCTTTACCCTTTTCTGCACACTGTGAGCAAAACACGTCCATTTGAGTACCTGCGACTTACCAGCCTTGGAGTCATAG GTGCTTTAGTCAAAACTGATGAACAAGAAGTGATTAACTTCCTCCTCACCACTGAAATCATCCCACTGTGTCTCCGCATCATGGAATCAGGGAGTGAGCTCTCCAAGACG GTTGCTACTTTCATACTGCAGAAGATCTTGTTGGACGACACAGGACTGGCCTATATATGTCAGACTTATGAACGTTTCTCCCATGTGGCCATGATCCTT gGCAAAATGGTGCTCCAGCTCTCTAAAGAACCCTCAGCTCGCCTGTTGAAGCATGTTGTTCGCTGCTACCTTCGCCTCTCAGACAATCTCAG AGCCAGAGAAGCCCTGCGTCAGTGTCTGCCAGACCAGCTGAAGGACAGCACCTTTGCCCAGGTGCTGAAGGACGACACCACCACCAAGCGCTGGCTGGCTCAGCTGGTGAAGAACCTGCAGGAGGGCCAAGTCACCGACGCCAGAGGCATCCCACTGGCCCCGCAGTGA